In Alkalihalobacillus sp. TS-13, the following are encoded in one genomic region:
- a CDS encoding S-ribosylhomocysteine lyase has product MAKKMNVESFNLDHTKVLAPYVRLVGVTKGQHGDEISKYDIRFKQPNKAHMDMPGLHSLEHLMAENIRNHHDRVIDIGPMGCQTGFYLSVLNHSDQEEIMDVLEKTLNDVLNADEVPACNEVQCGWAANHSLEGAKEIATEMLEKRSEWKDVFGEE; this is encoded by the coding sequence ATGGCTAAAAAAATGAATGTAGAAAGTTTCAATCTCGATCATACGAAAGTACTCGCACCGTATGTCCGTCTCGTAGGGGTTACGAAAGGTCAACATGGAGACGAGATTTCAAAATATGATATCCGTTTCAAGCAACCGAACAAAGCACATATGGATATGCCAGGACTTCATTCCCTTGAACATTTGATGGCGGAAAATATCCGTAACCATCATGATCGTGTAATTGATATCGGACCGATGGGATGTCAGACGGGATTCTACCTTTCTGTATTGAACCATTCGGATCAAGAGGAAATTATGGATGTTCTGGAAAAGACATTGAATGATGTCCTTAATGCGGATGAAGTTCCGGCATGTAATGAGGTGCAATGTGGATGGGCTGCCAACCACAGCCTCGAGGGTGCCAAGGAAATCGCCACAGAAATGCTTGAAAAACGCAGTGAATGGAAAGATGTATTTGGAGAGGAATAA
- a CDS encoding YrhC family protein: protein MSKEMVKDTKDKIADFKRFSFVLLSLSAFLYIGSIIPFEGKQTLHKLILLGTSYLSLGIALVFYRKISQWKKQLNEES from the coding sequence TTGTCAAAGGAAATGGTCAAAGATACCAAAGATAAAATTGCAGATTTCAAACGTTTTAGCTTTGTACTCCTATCGTTGAGTGCATTTTTATATATTGGAAGCATTATTCCTTTTGAAGGTAAACAAACTTTGCACAAGCTCATCTTATTGGGTACAAGCTATCTCTCACTTGGAATCGCGTTAGTATTTTATCGTAAAATTTCGCAATGGAAGAAACAACTGAACGAAGAATCATAG
- a CDS encoding MurR/RpiR family transcriptional regulator: MSSNGTKVIKPIKEIIHSNYPSLTKSEQKVASFVLDNIKRVMYYSVTDLADEVGVGETTVLRFCRRLGFKGYQDFKLTLAQNSTDLQAETSAESSDLIQSISLNTIESIKHTASMINLEDLNEAITILDKAEYIHFYGVGTSGITALDAKSRFLRIGRRTEVTTDPHLQAMYASTLSEKDVVIGFSVSGSTMDTIHSLEIAKKSGAKVIAITYYSRSPITKIADVVLNGGAKESPLEGGSLTAKISQLFVVDLLCTGIVLQNKERSMFMKNKTAQSVINKIF, translated from the coding sequence ATGAGCAGCAACGGAACCAAAGTGATAAAACCGATTAAAGAAATCATCCACAGTAATTATCCTTCCTTGACGAAGTCGGAACAAAAGGTGGCTTCCTTCGTGTTAGATAATATTAAACGAGTGATGTATTACTCTGTTACTGATTTAGCCGATGAGGTTGGAGTCGGAGAGACAACAGTACTGAGATTTTGTAGAAGGCTAGGCTTTAAAGGTTATCAGGATTTCAAGCTTACCTTGGCTCAAAATTCAACAGATCTTCAAGCGGAAACCTCTGCTGAGTCCTCTGATTTGATTCAATCCATTTCATTAAATACTATCGAATCAATAAAACATACCGCATCCATGATCAATCTTGAAGATTTAAATGAAGCTATCACTATCCTGGATAAGGCAGAGTATATTCATTTTTATGGAGTAGGTACTTCTGGCATAACCGCACTCGATGCTAAAAGTCGTTTTCTTAGAATCGGGAGAAGAACGGAGGTGACGACTGATCCGCATTTACAAGCGATGTATGCCTCAACCTTATCAGAAAAAGATGTTGTGATTGGTTTCAGTGTGTCCGGGAGTACAATGGACACAATCCATTCATTAGAAATTGCTAAAAAAAGTGGAGCCAAAGTGATTGCTATCACCTATTATTCTCGCTCGCCCATAACCAAAATCGCTGATGTGGTATTAAATGGTGGAGCAAAGGAGTCTCCTTTAGAAGGCGGATCATTGACTGCGAAAATTTCACAGCTTTTTGTGGTGGACCTGCTTTGTACAGGAATCGTTTTACAGAATAAAGAGCGGTCCATGTTCATGAAAAACAAAACAGCCCAGTCTGTTATCAATAAAATATTCTAG
- a CDS encoding PLP-dependent cysteine synthase family protein: MRYFKNVQELIGHTPLVEIANYDLPNGVRLFAKLEFYNPGGSIKDRLGKELLEEAFISGKLKPGGTVIEPTAGNTGIGLALAAVNKGIEVIFVVPEKFSVEKQELMRALGAKIVNTETEKGMRGAIEKAKELEKEIENSYYPAQFANPANPNTYYKTLGPEIWEALDGKVDVFLAGAGTGGTFMGTARYLKEQSKDIKTVIVEPEGSILNGGEPGPHKAEGIGMEFLPDYMDTSYFDAIYTIEDVDAFNRVKELALKEGLLAGSSSGAVLHAALIEAEQAKPGSHIVTVFPDSSERYLSQKIYQGGI; encoded by the coding sequence ATGAGGTATTTTAAAAACGTTCAAGAGCTGATTGGTCATACGCCGCTGGTGGAGATCGCCAACTATGATCTTCCCAACGGTGTACGGCTTTTCGCTAAACTTGAGTTTTACAATCCAGGTGGAAGCATCAAGGATCGACTTGGAAAAGAATTACTTGAAGAAGCTTTCATCAGCGGAAAACTCAAGCCTGGCGGGACGGTGATCGAGCCTACTGCCGGAAATACTGGTATCGGCCTCGCCTTGGCGGCTGTGAACAAGGGAATCGAAGTGATATTCGTCGTTCCTGAAAAGTTCAGTGTTGAAAAGCAGGAATTAATGCGGGCGTTAGGTGCCAAGATTGTCAATACTGAAACCGAAAAAGGGATGCGTGGTGCAATCGAAAAGGCGAAGGAGCTTGAAAAGGAAATCGAGAATTCCTATTATCCTGCTCAATTTGCAAATCCAGCAAACCCAAATACGTATTATAAAACACTAGGGCCTGAAATCTGGGAAGCGCTTGATGGAAAAGTCGACGTTTTCCTAGCTGGTGCAGGAACTGGTGGTACCTTCATGGGCACAGCCCGCTATTTGAAGGAACAAAGCAAAGACATTAAAACAGTCATTGTTGAACCAGAAGGATCGATCTTGAACGGGGGGGAACCAGGGCCGCACAAGGCTGAAGGAATTGGCATGGAATTCCTCCCGGATTATATGGATACAAGTTATTTCGATGCAATCTATACAATTGAAGATGTGGATGCTTTTAACCGGGTTAAAGAATTAGCTTTGAAAGAAGGACTCCTTGCCGGCAGTTCATCTGGAGCTGTTTTACATGCTGCATTGATCGAAGCCGAACAAGCAAAGCCCGGTAGTCATATCGTTACGGTCTTTCCAGACAGCAGTGAGCGTTACTTAAGCCAAAAGATCTACCAAGGAGGCATATAA
- the mtnN gene encoding 5'-methylthioadenosine/S-adenosylhomocysteine nucleosidase: MKVAIIGAMDEEVILMQELIEDSKTETIAGCTFFTGKLYDQDVILLKSGIGKVNAAIATTLLNQLYKPDYVINTGSAGGFNPDLNVGDVVISTEIRHHDVDVTAFGYEYGQVPQLPAFYMPDPLLVNIAEESAKDATEMQIVKGLIASGDSFMNDASRVKDIRGKFPELFAAEMEAAAIAQVCHQFKVPFVVIRSLSDIAGKDAPMSFDQFLKVAAKNSADLILKMVKELKKHG; this comes from the coding sequence ATGAAAGTCGCTATTATCGGAGCAATGGACGAAGAAGTCATCTTAATGCAAGAATTGATTGAGGATAGTAAGACAGAAACGATCGCAGGATGTACCTTCTTTACAGGGAAATTATACGATCAGGATGTCATTTTGTTGAAATCAGGGATTGGTAAAGTCAACGCAGCGATTGCAACAACGTTATTGAATCAGCTATATAAACCTGATTATGTGATCAACACAGGCTCTGCAGGGGGGTTCAATCCTGACTTGAATGTGGGGGACGTAGTCATTTCAACGGAAATACGACACCATGATGTAGACGTTACGGCTTTCGGTTATGAGTACGGCCAAGTCCCGCAATTGCCTGCTTTTTATATGCCTGATCCATTGCTTGTGAATATTGCAGAAGAAAGTGCGAAGGATGCTACTGAGATGCAGATCGTCAAAGGGTTGATTGCATCCGGTGATTCATTCATGAACGACGCATCACGGGTAAAAGACATCCGCGGAAAGTTCCCTGAATTATTTGCAGCCGAAATGGAGGCTGCCGCAATAGCGCAGGTTTGTCATCAATTCAAAGTCCCGTTTGTCGTGATTCGTTCTTTATCGGATATCGCAGGTAAAGATGCACCGATGTCATTCGATCAATTTTTGAAAGTAGCGGCGAAAAATTCCGCAGATTTGATTCTAAAAATGGTAAAGGAGCTGAAGAAACATGGCTAA
- a CDS encoding YrzI family small protein, protein MMPIHLFLLTIVQTILKSEMTYEEINKKKHNEDLYDQMREKAFYYISMM, encoded by the coding sequence ATGATGCCGATCCATTTGTTTTTATTGACGATTGTACAAACGATATTGAAATCAGAAATGACATATGAAGAAATCAACAAAAAGAAGCATAATGAAGATTTGTATGACCAAATGCGTGAAAAAGCGTTCTATTACATTTCCATGATGTAA
- a CDS encoding PQQ-like beta-propeller repeat protein has product MLTVLLASTTVIYMTSVKADESKVQEIGTPLYEVSIPGATYGDGPDGEAWAYAVAGGSPAVFNVLDAKTGERIDSFPLEGASSAWALTVDPDGNVYIGTYSNGQLYRYTPGDDKVENLGTAIPGESFIWRISSDDEGRIYGGTYPGAKVFQYDPETGEFRDYGRMVEGQQYARSIDIYKDKAYVGVGTNGPNLVELDVETGEKREIDLPEKFGDQTNVYDVDVVRDKLFARVTGVSTILVFDLKTMEIIDEIKNADGLDVSPVGPMNLAYLIIDGELHSYDLQSLELKPTGFDELFTARDFGWINLDNKDYPGKTLISLTWNGDIRYYNPITGNHKILPGQIEGQPVDIQSLTQGPNGNIFVGGYFAGGLAEYDYQNEQFTAYKGMGQIEGMTTHNDRLYMGVYTGARLFSFDPTKSYEYGTNPVEHFGLKDQDQDRPFALVSAGDKLAIGTVPDYGKLGGALTIFDPETGEYDFHRNLVQNQSVISLAYKDGLVYGGTSVWGGLGIQPSEEEAKLFVWDIENNQKVYESIPVPGEKAISSLTFDDDGYLWGLTSGILFKYNPESGEVIAEKELYPLNWDNVSHLWRGGFLSFDDDGSLYGQTHGELFKVDPGTLEHETLVDNASLFAQDAEGNFYFARGHKLFQYQR; this is encoded by the coding sequence ATGTTGACCGTTTTACTTGCAAGTACAACTGTTATTTATATGACATCTGTTAAAGCAGATGAAAGCAAAGTCCAAGAAATCGGGACTCCTTTATATGAAGTCTCCATACCGGGAGCAACCTATGGAGATGGGCCCGATGGAGAAGCCTGGGCTTACGCTGTAGCAGGAGGATCGCCGGCAGTTTTTAACGTATTGGATGCAAAAACAGGAGAACGAATAGACAGCTTTCCATTAGAAGGTGCGAGCAGTGCCTGGGCCTTGACGGTCGACCCTGATGGAAATGTCTACATCGGCACCTATTCTAATGGACAATTGTACCGCTATACGCCAGGTGATGATAAGGTGGAAAACCTGGGTACTGCCATTCCGGGTGAATCGTTCATTTGGCGGATTAGCTCCGATGATGAAGGTCGTATTTATGGAGGTACCTATCCTGGTGCCAAAGTATTTCAATATGACCCAGAGACAGGTGAGTTCCGCGACTATGGTCGAATGGTAGAAGGACAGCAATATGCCAGAAGCATCGACATTTATAAAGATAAAGCCTATGTGGGTGTAGGCACTAACGGCCCTAACCTTGTAGAGCTGGATGTGGAAACAGGTGAGAAGAGAGAAATAGACCTTCCGGAAAAATTTGGCGACCAGACAAATGTATACGATGTAGATGTAGTTCGGGATAAATTATTTGCACGTGTCACTGGAGTCAGTACGATCCTCGTATTTGACCTGAAAACCATGGAAATAATTGATGAAATCAAAAACGCTGATGGATTGGATGTTTCTCCAGTAGGTCCTATGAATCTCGCATACTTAATCATCGACGGAGAGCTTCACTCTTATGATTTGCAGTCACTGGAATTGAAGCCGACTGGTTTTGATGAATTATTCACGGCGCGTGATTTCGGCTGGATAAACCTTGATAACAAAGACTACCCTGGGAAAACCTTGATCAGTTTGACTTGGAATGGAGATATCCGCTATTACAATCCGATAACAGGTAATCATAAAATACTGCCTGGCCAAATCGAGGGGCAGCCAGTCGATATCCAGTCTCTGACACAAGGTCCGAATGGAAACATATTTGTAGGCGGCTATTTTGCCGGAGGGCTCGCTGAGTATGACTATCAGAATGAACAATTCACCGCTTACAAAGGGATGGGACAAATTGAAGGAATGACCACACATAACGATCGATTATACATGGGAGTCTATACTGGGGCGCGTCTCTTCTCCTTCGATCCTACTAAATCATATGAATATGGAACTAACCCAGTTGAACATTTCGGTTTGAAAGACCAAGATCAGGACCGCCCATTCGCACTTGTATCTGCAGGAGATAAACTCGCGATTGGAACCGTGCCTGACTACGGGAAGTTAGGTGGAGCATTAACGATTTTCGATCCGGAAACTGGGGAATATGATTTCCATAGAAATTTAGTCCAAAATCAAAGTGTTATTTCTCTGGCTTATAAAGATGGATTGGTTTATGGTGGAACTTCCGTATGGGGCGGCTTGGGTATTCAGCCATCAGAAGAGGAGGCTAAACTATTTGTTTGGGATATTGAAAACAACCAGAAAGTCTATGAATCTATTCCAGTACCAGGTGAAAAAGCGATCTCCTCTTTGACTTTTGATGACGATGGATACCTATGGGGGTTGACCTCAGGAATACTCTTTAAATATAATCCTGAATCTGGTGAAGTAATTGCGGAAAAAGAATTGTACCCTTTGAACTGGGATAATGTAAGTCACTTATGGCGGGGCGGATTTTTATCATTTGATGACGACGGTAGCCTGTATGGCCAAACCCATGGCGAGCTGTTTAAAGTTGACCCCGGAACATTAGAACATGAAACCCTTGTCGATAATGCTTCCTTATTCGCTCAAGATGCTGAAGGTAACTTCTATTTTGCAAGAGGTCATAAGCTTTTTCAATATCAGCGATAA
- a CDS encoding FAD-dependent oxidoreductase, translating into MAKEYTAEIVIVGGSLGGCAAAIGAAKIGKNVILTEETAWIGGQLTNQGVPPDEHPWIEEYGCTGLYRTFRNKVRDYYKRNFPLYEHAMETERLNPGSAIVSKLSHEPRTALAVLYEMMAPYIHNGRLQILSKHKLEAAYVDGDDVRTVTVQDLETGERRHIHGIYFLDATDIGELLPLSGTEYVTGAESQSQTGEPHALEGEADPLDMQAVTHVFAIDYVEGEDYTIVKPDQYEFWKEYKPDFWPVKLLHWDGVYPHNHERRTFSLFPDGKHFSLWEYRRIIDEKHFLPGTQFQDITTVNWQQNDYFLGTVFEVDEKSREKHLEAARQLSLSLLYWMQTEAPRRGGGYGYPGLRLRPDILGTQDGLAMKPYIRESRRIKAEFTVLEQHISKEIRGNLGAEKFRDSVGIGSYGVDLHPSTGNRHYIDFAGLPFQIPLGSMIPIRMNNLIPACKNIGVTHITNGCYRLHPVEWNIGEVAGYLAAYAIEKQTTPRQVYENESILEDFQRLLTNNGVQLEWPVHH; encoded by the coding sequence TTGGCAAAAGAGTACACAGCGGAAATTGTAATTGTTGGCGGGAGTTTAGGAGGGTGTGCAGCAGCAATCGGTGCAGCAAAAATAGGGAAAAATGTAATCCTTACAGAAGAAACAGCGTGGATCGGCGGCCAGCTGACAAATCAGGGTGTACCTCCCGATGAGCATCCCTGGATTGAAGAATATGGTTGCACAGGATTGTATCGTACTTTCAGAAATAAGGTAAGGGACTATTATAAAAGGAATTTTCCGTTGTATGAACATGCGATGGAAACAGAAAGGTTAAATCCAGGTAGTGCAATAGTTAGTAAACTGTCACATGAGCCAAGGACTGCGTTAGCAGTACTATATGAAATGATGGCACCCTATATCCATAATGGCCGGTTGCAAATATTAAGCAAGCATAAGTTGGAAGCAGCATATGTAGATGGAGATGATGTACGAACTGTCACAGTACAGGATCTCGAAACCGGTGAACGCAGACATATTCATGGTATCTACTTTTTAGATGCTACTGATATCGGTGAATTGCTTCCGTTAAGCGGAACAGAGTACGTGACAGGGGCGGAATCCCAATCTCAAACAGGAGAACCCCATGCATTAGAAGGAGAAGCGGACCCTTTAGATATGCAGGCGGTGACCCATGTGTTTGCTATCGATTATGTAGAAGGAGAGGACTACACGATCGTAAAACCAGACCAATATGAATTTTGGAAGGAGTATAAGCCTGACTTCTGGCCGGTCAAACTGTTACATTGGGATGGCGTCTATCCGCATAACCATGAGAGAAGGACCTTTTCGTTATTTCCTGATGGAAAGCATTTTTCCTTATGGGAGTACAGGAGAATCATTGATGAAAAACACTTCTTGCCGGGAACACAATTCCAGGATATCACTACTGTCAACTGGCAGCAGAATGACTACTTCTTAGGCACAGTTTTTGAAGTTGACGAAAAATCAAGGGAAAAACATTTAGAAGCCGCCAGGCAATTGAGTCTATCCCTGCTATATTGGATGCAGACGGAGGCACCAAGGCGGGGAGGGGGTTACGGGTATCCAGGATTAAGGCTCCGGCCAGATATCTTAGGTACACAAGATGGGTTGGCCATGAAACCCTATATTCGGGAATCTCGGCGAATAAAAGCAGAATTCACAGTGCTTGAACAACATATCAGCAAAGAAATACGCGGGAACCTCGGTGCTGAAAAATTCAGGGATAGTGTAGGTATCGGTTCCTATGGTGTTGATCTTCACCCGAGTACTGGAAACCGGCATTACATAGATTTTGCCGGTTTGCCGTTTCAGATTCCATTAGGTTCTATGATTCCGATAAGAATGAATAATCTTATCCCGGCATGCAAAAATATTGGCGTTACTCATATCACTAACGGGTGTTACAGGCTTCATCCTGTCGAGTGGAATATTGGAGAAGTGGCTGGGTATCTAGCAGCATATGCAATAGAAAAACAAACGACTCCACGTCAGGTTTATGAGAACGAGAGTATCTTGGAAGATTTCCAGCGTCTATTGACTAATAACGGGGTTCAACTGGAATGGCCGGTGCATCATTAG
- a CDS encoding SGNH/GDSL hydrolase family protein, which translates to MPVNDWKGKSMVIFGDSIQWQDGKPYGQGDIGAIAVGMGTIIQRKLGFSEYDNQGVSGVPMAEGTVNGEGTHQAILDYLSFSDKDLVIIAAGTNDFKLNVPIGELGGIGNPSVDPLTFYGAYHEAVEHILTVKPTIRIVLCTPLQRDNNGYDVNHKNASGHKLIDYVKAIQFIGDMYGLPICDLYRNSGITELTFSTFLMDGLHPNDLGYQRMGGYTSGIIQSIGV; encoded by the coding sequence ATGCCAGTTAACGATTGGAAAGGAAAGTCCATGGTCATTTTTGGAGACTCGATTCAATGGCAGGATGGTAAACCATACGGCCAGGGCGACATCGGTGCAATTGCCGTAGGTATGGGGACGATTATACAAAGAAAACTTGGATTCTCTGAGTATGATAATCAAGGTGTTTCGGGTGTTCCGATGGCAGAGGGCACCGTCAACGGGGAAGGTACACATCAAGCCATTTTAGACTATCTTTCTTTTTCAGATAAAGATTTAGTTATCATCGCTGCAGGGACAAACGATTTCAAGTTGAATGTACCGATCGGTGAGTTGGGGGGGATTGGTAACCCTTCGGTTGATCCTTTGACTTTCTATGGAGCTTATCATGAGGCTGTCGAACATATTTTGACTGTTAAGCCCACCATTCGAATTGTCTTATGTACCCCCTTACAACGGGACAATAACGGCTATGATGTAAACCATAAAAATGCTTCAGGCCACAAACTTATTGATTATGTAAAGGCAATTCAATTCATTGGTGATATGTATGGCCTACCGATCTGTGATCTATATCGGAATAGTGGAATTACTGAGTTAACATTTTCGACATTTTTAATGGACGGATTGCATCCGAATGACCTTGGATATCAACGGATGGGAGGGTACACTTCCGGTATTATACAATCTATTGGAGTTTAA
- a CDS encoding ROK family protein — protein MGIELIGIDLGGTNTRSAIVDGDGNIKKEVRSKTLSGAENILESMLEAIEKLMKDNPEKIAALGIGTSGSVHPVTGEIVGAGDTIKGWRGFKLKEKLSERLSIPIFIDNDVNVAALGEGWLGAAQQLRDYAYVAIGTGLGGALVHSDKIITGVNGGAGEFGHMILYPCGIPCGCGKSGCVEKYVSGTALNLRAREIAPDWDSYKLFELFRQQDERAVELIHNFVQDLSIVLANIQYMYDPETIVLGGGVGEAYPLWETELSVALQKVSSKKKVNVSLSKLGGNAGVLGAARLAINGLLS, from the coding sequence ATTGGCATAGAATTAATAGGGATTGATTTAGGTGGCACTAATACACGATCAGCTATTGTAGATGGGGACGGGAATATAAAAAAAGAGGTACGCTCCAAAACCTTATCAGGCGCTGAGAATATTTTAGAAAGCATGCTTGAAGCGATTGAAAAATTAATGAAGGATAACCCAGAAAAGATAGCAGCCTTAGGTATTGGGACATCGGGTAGTGTTCACCCTGTTACAGGGGAAATTGTTGGAGCAGGGGATACGATTAAAGGATGGCGTGGATTTAAATTGAAAGAGAAATTATCGGAACGGCTCTCGATTCCGATTTTTATAGATAATGATGTAAATGTTGCAGCACTGGGAGAGGGATGGTTAGGTGCTGCACAACAATTGAGAGATTATGCCTATGTGGCCATTGGTACTGGGCTGGGAGGGGCTCTTGTCCACTCGGATAAAATTATTACAGGTGTGAATGGTGGAGCGGGGGAGTTCGGTCATATGATTCTATACCCTTGTGGTATTCCCTGTGGCTGCGGAAAAAGTGGCTGCGTAGAAAAATATGTGTCTGGGACAGCATTGAATCTTAGGGCCCGAGAAATAGCTCCTGACTGGGACAGCTATAAACTGTTTGAACTTTTCCGCCAACAAGACGAACGAGCAGTAGAACTCATACATAATTTTGTTCAAGATTTAAGTATAGTTTTAGCCAATATACAGTATATGTATGATCCAGAAACGATTGTTCTGGGTGGCGGTGTAGGGGAAGCCTATCCTTTATGGGAAACAGAATTGTCAGTTGCTTTACAAAAGGTAAGCAGTAAGAAGAAAGTCAATGTCTCACTATCAAAGTTAGGCGGTAATGCTGGGGTGCTTGGAGCAGCTCGACTTGCCATAAATGGTTTACTAAGTTAG
- a CDS encoding bifunctional cystathionine gamma-lyase/homocysteine desulfhydrase — protein MKPKTKMIHAGIFGDEHTGAVSTPIYQVSTYKQESVGNFKGYEYSRTGNPTRYALEELIKDLEEGEAGFAFGSGMAAINSIMMMFNTGDHVVFTDDVYGGTYRLVSKVLNRLGLESTFVDTSNLDNIEAAIKGNTKAVYVETPTNPLLKVTDIAGASQIAKKHDLLLIVDNTFNTPYWQTPIQHGADIVLHSATKYIGGHSDVVAGLAVVNSKELAEELHFIQNSAGAVLGPQDSWLLIRGIKTLGLRMEATESNTKKIAEFLEKHPAVEKIFYPGLTSHPGHELSKRQAGGFGGMISFDVGSQERADQVLGKTRYFTLAESLGAVESLISAPARMTHASIPKDRRNELGITDGLLRISVGIEDAEDLIEDLKQALES, from the coding sequence ATGAAGCCGAAAACGAAAATGATCCATGCTGGTATTTTCGGTGACGAGCATACAGGTGCCGTTTCCACTCCGATTTATCAGGTAAGTACGTATAAACAGGAAAGTGTCGGTAACTTCAAAGGATACGAGTATTCTCGTACAGGAAACCCGACGCGTTATGCACTAGAAGAATTGATTAAGGATTTAGAAGAAGGTGAAGCTGGATTCGCATTCGGTTCAGGAATGGCTGCGATCAATTCGATCATGATGATGTTCAATACCGGAGATCATGTTGTTTTTACCGATGACGTTTATGGTGGAACATATCGTCTTGTTTCGAAAGTGTTGAACCGTCTTGGTTTGGAATCGACATTCGTAGACACAAGCAACCTCGATAATATTGAAGCGGCGATAAAAGGCAATACGAAAGCTGTATATGTTGAAACGCCGACAAATCCATTGTTGAAAGTGACGGATATTGCTGGAGCTTCCCAAATAGCAAAAAAACATGATCTGTTGCTGATTGTCGATAACACATTTAACACTCCTTACTGGCAGACACCAATCCAGCACGGTGCAGATATCGTTTTGCACAGTGCGACGAAATATATCGGTGGACATAGTGATGTTGTCGCAGGTCTTGCTGTAGTGAACTCAAAGGAATTAGCTGAAGAGCTGCACTTCATCCAAAACTCTGCTGGAGCAGTACTCGGACCACAGGATTCATGGCTGTTGATTCGGGGGATCAAAACACTCGGTCTCCGTATGGAAGCGACCGAGAGCAATACGAAGAAAATTGCGGAATTCCTGGAGAAGCATCCTGCAGTGGAAAAAATCTTTTATCCTGGTTTAACGTCACACCCTGGCCATGAATTATCGAAACGCCAGGCAGGTGGGTTCGGCGGCATGATCTCGTTTGATGTTGGTAGTCAGGAAAGGGCTGACCAGGTCTTGGGCAAAACGCGGTACTTCACACTTGCGGAAAGTCTTGGAGCGGTTGAGAGCTTGATTTCTGCTCCTGCACGAATGACACATGCTTCCATTCCGAAGGACCGACGTAATGAACTGGGAATCACAGATGGATTGTTACGGATTTCTGTCGGAATTGAAGATGCAGAAGACTTGATCGAAGACCTTAAACAAGCGTTGGAAAGCTGA
- a CDS encoding GNAT family N-acetyltransferase, which yields MYFYQYLFQNDTPFKTTIRNYTDSDFQQLIDIQKECFPPPFPSDLWWTEEQLENHVQLFPEGAICAEVDGELAGSITTLIVNNHGEAHTWEEITDNGSIGTHDPTGNALYVVDISVRPRYRKTGLGKLLMQALYHLVVELKLESVLGGSRMPGFEKVKDQMDPQVYLDRVIRGECIDPVVSFLMKAGRTPLKLMPNYLDDPESGNYGVLMQWKNPFFKKIKKI from the coding sequence ATGTATTTCTATCAGTATCTTTTCCAGAATGACACACCCTTTAAAACGACGATCCGTAATTACACTGATTCTGACTTCCAACAGCTCATAGATATCCAAAAGGAATGCTTTCCGCCGCCGTTCCCTTCTGATCTTTGGTGGACAGAGGAGCAGCTCGAAAACCATGTTCAACTTTTTCCGGAAGGTGCGATTTGTGCTGAAGTAGATGGTGAACTTGCCGGATCAATCACAACATTAATCGTGAATAATCATGGAGAGGCTCATACCTGGGAAGAGATAACGGATAACGGTTCAATTGGTACACACGACCCGACAGGAAATGCATTATATGTTGTTGATATCAGTGTCCGCCCTAGGTACCGGAAAACAGGCTTAGGAAAATTGCTTATGCAAGCACTTTATCATCTTGTAGTCGAATTAAAACTTGAATCCGTACTGGGAGGAAGCCGTATGCCTGGTTTTGAAAAAGTGAAAGATCAAATGGATCCCCAAGTTTATTTAGATCGAGTCATTCGGGGCGAATGCATAGACCCTGTCGTATCGTTTTTGATGAAAGCTGGTCGTACACCTTTAAAGCTTATGCCAAATTATTTGGATGATCCTGAATCGGGGAATTATGGGGTTTTGATGCAGTGGAAAAACCCATTTTTTAAAAAAATCAAAAAAATATAA